The genomic stretch ACAAGCTAGCACATAATCAAGCACTATACGGGGCACAATCCTCATCAGCCACATAGCAGAGCAGCCCGTGTGTTAAGCaagcaaataacataaaattccaTGTTAACCAGGCAAATAACCCTCCTTAAAACCCTTCCCTGGTTCTGTCACCATCAGAGAAAAGCCCAAGAATCTCCTGCATCTCTGCCCCTATCTGCCACCCGCCTCTGCCtgcattttttcacttttcaaaaacCACCTCCTGGGAGTTACTGGCCTCTTCTCCTTTAGTTGCCCCACGCCCACATTTCCACTACCTCTAAAATTCTCACCCCACCTTGTTAGGCTGAATGTTACTCATTATTCAAGACACTTCCATAAATATTTCCTGGTAACTTCCTCCACCCTCCACGCCCTGCAGTCCCTCAAGACACCTGGGGTGTCCCCCCTCTGTGCTCTGCTGCTCACCACACATGGCGAGTATCCTCGCTGTCCCTCTCTCCTAAAGTGGCTAACTtctagagagaagaaaatgattgCTTGGAAGGTCAATAAAAATTCAAATCCTTGAACACCTTAATCTTCCACCTAAGAACCAGTAACTCTTAAATTAACGTTATTTATCATTAAAGGGATTAAGTAAAATCAAATCTCCTTGCAACTCCGGCAAGCTTTCTTGGTACAACTATTTTAATTAGTAACCTTGATagattttggggggtttgttttgcagttttagatttactgaaaaaaaaaggtacaactattttttaaactcaaaCAAAACTCTTCagatccaaaaacaaacaaacaaacaaactattcCCCAGGTGATGCTGTGAACTCATCCTGACAAATTTTCACATCTGATCTCTCGGCAAGGCGAGTCCCGGCGCCCAATGACACATTTCCCAACCACAGGGCTTGGTCACCAGCGCTGAGACACCACCAGCAGGCTCTGACCTATTCTCTGAAGCGCCTGAGTCCTTCCACCCTGTCGACTAAACTTCCGTGATGGGTATCACCTCTGCTCTCCTCCGAGACGGTTCGGAAGCAGGGACTTCTGCTCCTAAGCCCAGGCCCACAACTTCGCCCTCAACCACGGGGCGAAAGTTAGGACCAGTCTTCCAGTCCCCGCGCTGCGAAAGACAGCATCCTCCCAGCTCCAGGACCTTTCCCTCCCCGAGACCGACGCGGGTCCCTGAGGTCCCGGCGCCCCTGCCCAGGCCGGGCTGCGGCAGGTCCCCGAGGGGCCCGGGGCACGACCCGCCCGGTCACCACCACAGGTGTCCCTCGGCACTCCGCCGACTGGACAGTCAGGAGGGAGCCGGCTGGAGCGCAGCCATCCCGCGAGGGGTGGACGGGTGGCAGGCGGCGGCCAGGAAACGATACGCGCCTGCCCGTCGGAGCTGGGCCGGGCCTCGGAGAACTTGGCGACGAGCGCCCGAAACGGGCAGGCCGAGCACGCAGAGGATGAGGGGGGCCGGCGACGGCCTGGGACCGGCCAGGGCCGCGCCGCCGGGCCCCTGGCTGAGCCGGAGGGCGGCAGGAGGCACCGGTGCGAGACGGCCCCAGCCGGGTGTACAGCCCGGACCAATGACCCAGTAACTCCCACCGGCACGGCGCCGCCGCCCCACTGCCCTGACGCCGCCCTGGACCCCCGTCCGTCCGCCCCGTACCTTACCTGCTGCTCCACCGACGTCCGAACTGCCGCTCTCCCCGCGTCGCTCGAGTAGGTCCGGGTGCCAGTCACAACCCGCCCTCACGCCGGCCCTCCCTCTCGCAGCCCCGCCCGGCGCCGCGCGCGCACGCCACGCACGCACGGACGTCACTTCCGGGGCCTCTGCGCGCCGCAGGGAGGATGCGGGTGCTAGTCGGAGTCCGCCCTGGGTGGAGCGGGGGACGAGGCTGGCGTGGATGACGGCACCGACAAAGCCGTAGTGCGAAGGGAAGGAGGTGGCCTCGACGCTGGCCCCGGGGCGCTGACCTGGAGCGTTCGGGAGCCGGCGGAGAAGCGggtgtttccttgtcttttcctcaACCCCTGCTACCGGGATCCCACTAGGAGTAGCCTGAGGGTGACACTGCCCATTCTTAGCTTGGAATGGGAGGCGGTGGCAAAGGCTGCGGCAGAGCGGTGTTTGGGCCAGTGGACGGTTCCAGCCCGTTGGGAATGAGGCTGCCTGAGAAACTAATGAATTCCATCGCTTCACACGGATTTtaggattttaaaagttcttgagTTAGAGGACTTAAAGAGATTGGTTGATCTATTAGCCGGTTTTACAGCTGAGCATAACTGAATTCCAGAAGTTAAATACGTTAGCCAGTGTCACACAGTATTAATGGTCGAGTTATAAATGGAATCCAATTCTCCGTGATTCCCATTTCAGGAATGTTGGAGACAGCAGCTGCCTCTGTATTCTGGATGCCATCTATGGCACAAAGCGCAGCCACgactggaaaataaataaataaaaaagagacagaaaagaaaatactatAGTACAGTGTCCGGGAGGGAGccctgggttggaatcccaggTTTGCTAAATGCTGCCTCTGTGATCTTGGACAGCTTGCCTAATATCTCAGTCTTTGCTCTTTATTTGCAAAATGGAGATTGATTTGTTCCTCAAATTATTCCTAAACGCTGGAaggtagcagaatatgccaccccaaaatatgcctctttgacaTAAGGCTTATTCTGAGAAAGTAAACACAGAGAAGCCCTGAAAATAAACTAGAAGTTAACCTTTTGTAAGGGAAACACATTTATGAAGGAAATCACTATTTGTAAAAGTGTCTCCCCCTCTgtacctggaagaaaaggacaactCTAATAAATCACTAGAGACTCATCAGTGGAGAAGACACTGACTTAAATCTGTATAACAaacttcttgtttatttttctttccctggtCAACTCCATAACTGgtctccaccctccccccaccccacccccccccaacagACACCTTTCCTTGTTTGTCTTTACCGGAAAATGGTATTTAAGTTGGCATTCTAAGCCTTTTCCCTGGGTATCTCCTATGTATATGCGAGGTATACATGTTAACAAATctctatttgttttcctctttgttattcttttattataagGGTTTCAGCTAAGAACTCAGAAGagcagagggaaaattattttccctccCCTACAGTACCTAATGTATGCTAGGCTGAGGATAccagactattaaaaaaaaaaaaaagtacctaagctgagaagcttacattctagggaagaggtggaggagccactaaacaataaattatttacaatagtacATAGGATAGTGACCATTGCTATGGAAAAGAATAATGCAAGGGAGAGGGATAGCCAGTGCAGCCAAGAAGTTTGATGTTTTAGTGTGGACAGGAAAGCCCTGGCTGAGAAGACGACCAGAGCAAAGGGTTAGGGAGCTAGCTATACTACAATACTATGCAAGTATTTGGGCAAGAGTGTTCTAGGCacagggaacagccagtgcaaaggccctccTGATGCCAACTTGTGTAGCTGTAGCAGTGAATtgaggggagaaaggagaagagatcAAAAGGTAATGGACAAAGCAACTAAGGGGCAAACCCCAAAGTCAAAGTGGGAGGGGACCAGCAAAAGTGAGGACAAAGTCTGACTCATTGGGGCCATTAATGCAACAAACTACCACAAAACTACCACACTTCCCTCTGGGAGAAGGGGTGGCAGTGGAGGCTATTGGAAAGGGGCACCAAAGGTACAGTCAACTGAGGAGGCAATGTTTTAGTTCTTGAGCTGGGTGATAGGTATATGGCTACTCACtgtattattctttatttcaatTTATGTGTTGTTTTGCATATTAACTTATAAAAATCAGTCCCATTGGAAAAAGTGAAGATAAAAGAGGGCTAAGAGTAAATCCTGGAGTGGGTCAAAAGAAAAAGAGccatcaaagagagaaaaaaaaaagaggaaaactaaaAAAGAGGAGTAATGTGGAGgctaaggagagagagaaagccaagGTATTGATCAGATGAGTCAAATTCTGCAGAAAAGTTAGGTAAGATGAATCTaccagagagaaatgaaaacatactaaTAGAAGTGCTTAAACtacacatccttgtcttgttcccaatcttactgaaaaaaactttcagtctttcaccatgaTATGATGTTACCAGTGGGTTtttcatacatggcctttatcatgttgaggaagttccctgcTATTCCTGGTTTACTGGGTGTTTTTATCATCAAAgggtattaattttttaactttatttttaattgtaaaatatacataatataaaatttacatgcAAAGGagtgaagttggacccttacccaACACCgtgtaaaaaaattaactcaaaatggatgaaagacctaaatgtaagagataAAATTTAGAAGGAAGCACAGGAGAGAAAAGCTTCAtaacactggatttggcaataatttcttagatatgacaccaaaggcacaggtaataaaagaaaaaaatagacatattGGACTTACCaagattaaaaacttttgtgcatccaAGGCAACAATCAACAGAGTATAAAGGCAACtcacagaataggaaaaaatatttgcagatcaccTATCTGTGATAAGGGACTGTTATCCAGAgtatatagagaactcctaaaattcaacaacaaaccAATTTacatgagatgtctttccatttatttacatcttctttcatttctttcagcaatggtTTTgctgttttcagtgtacaagtctttcacctccttaattaattcctaagtattttattctttttgatgttattgtaggTGGAACTCTTTTCCTAATTTCCTCTTTGGATTGTTCattattagaaatgcaactgatttctgtgttgATTCTGTACTACTACATTGCTCAATTCGTCTATTGGTTCTaacaggtttgtgtgtgtgtgtgtgtgtgtgtgtgtgtgtgtgtgtgtgtgtgtaatccttagggttttctacatataagatcatatcagcttcaaacagataattttactccttcctttccagtttggatggcTTTTCCTTTTCTCGCCTAGTTGCTCTaactagaacttccaatactatattgaatagaatTGGCAAAAacagtcatccttgtcttgtttcttatTTCAGCAGATAAGCTTTTAATCTTTCACTGCTGAGTACAgtgttagctatgggttttttATATGTGGCTTTCTGATATCTACATTCCTAGTTttttggagtgtttttatcatgaaagtgtaTTAAATTGTAtcacaagctttttctgtatcaattgagAAGATCGGGTAGTTTTTTCAATATAGTGAATAACATTTGatcaattttcatatgttgaaccatccttgtatatTCCGGGAATATATCCCACTTGGTCACAGCATGTAAcctttttaatatgctgctgaattcttcattagtactttgttgaggaattttttttggggggggcagttCTGTAACTTTATTGAACAAGCACAGTTAGTTCTCATCCACATTAACTGTCTGTAGATTTTTGAAAGTGGTGACAGATACATAGGTAACCAACGTATAGAGCTTGTTTGGTGAATCTTCATCTTCATTACATTTTCTGGACAACCGCACACGGATATGGTACGGGACATTCCTTATTCCTTTGGCCCAGACAGCTTTGTTGATCCTGGTGTCAATGCATACATCTGGAGTTCCCATCTCCTTCATGGCAAATTTCCGGATTTCTTTGGGTGCCCGAGGGGCACGCTTCTTGAAACCCACTCCATGGATGCGCTTGTGAATGTTGTTGGTGTATTCTCTGGTCACCACCTCGTTGATGGCGGACCGGCCCTCCTTCTTCTCACCGCTCTTCTTTGCTGGAGCCATCCTGCCTGTCCCGGGTTGGAAAGGGAGGATTTTTATATTAATCTCTTAAGgagtattggtctgtagtttccttgtagtgtctttatctggctCAGTATTAGGGCAATGCTGGCCTCATTGAATAAGTTAGAAAGCATTCTCTCCACTTTCAATTTCTTTCTGAAGAATTTGATAttagttctttaaacatttggtagaattcaccagcaaAGCCATAAAGTCCAGGGCTTTTACTTGTTGGGAAACTTCTGACTAcagattcaatctccttactagttataagtatattcagattttctattcctTTGTGATTCAGACTTGGTAGgatttatgtttctaggaattagttcattacatttagttgttcAATTTGTTGGTGCCCATATATTCATAGAATTCTCATAATCCTTTTCATTTATGTAAAGTCAGTAGTAACgtcccctcttttatttctgattttagcaatttgttttctctttttcttagtcaATCTAGCTAAAGACTTGTCAATTTTgatgatctttaaaaaaaccaagttttggttttgttgattttctatatTCTCTTGTTTTCCTATTCTCCATTCCATTTATCTCTACTCTATCTTTACTTTCcgccttctgctagctttggttCAATTTGCTCCtcatttttctagttcctttaaggtgtacagttacgttattgatttgagatctttcttcttttttaatgtagatgtTTACAGCTACAAATTTCCTTCTGAGCACTGCTTTCATGTCATTCCATAGGTTTtgtaagttgtgttttcattttcatttgtctcaaagtattttttaatttcccttgtaatttcttctttgaccattgGTTAAGAGcatgttttttaatttctacatttttGTGAGTTTCCCTCTGTTACTgattctagtttcattccattgtgattagaaaagatactttgtatgatttcatccTTTCAAAATTTACTAAGGCTTTTCTTTTTGGCCAACATATGTTCTATTCTGGACAATGTTCTATGTGTATCCACTATTGTTGGGTGAAGTagtctatatatgtctgttaggtctcaTTGGATTATAGTGTCATTCAAGTATTCTCTTTCCTTACTGATCTCGTCTCTGGTTGTCCTACCCATTATTGAAAGCGGGATAGTGAAGTCTCCAACTCTTATTGTAaaactgttgatttctcccttaaatctgcctttttgtttgtttgtttgtttcatatatatttggtGCTTAGTTATTaggtgtatatatgcatataattgtTACATCGTCTTGTTGGATTAAATCTTTTTCAGTCTATAATGTCTTTCTTGTCTCttataacctttttttaaaaaatttacttattaatttttaaatttttggctgcattgggtcttcattgctgctcatgggctttctctagttgcggtgagggggggctactcttcgttgcggtgtgcgcgcttctcattgtggtggcttcccttgttgcggagcacgggctgtaggggcgcgggcttagttgctccgtggcatgtgggatcttcccagaccagggctcgaacccatgtcccctgcattggcaggcggattcttaaccactgcgccacctgggaagtccaacttttttttaatgtaaaatctaTTCTGTCTAACGATATAGCCACCCCAACTCTCCTTTGGTTATTGttttcatggaatatatttttccatccttttacttccaGCCTCTTTGTGTTTTTGTACCTAAGGTGAATTTCTTATAGAGAGCAGATAGATGGAACTTTTTGGGAAATACATTCTGCCCATCTTTGACTTTAAATTGGAGAGTGTaacctatttacatttaaagtaatgctAGGATTGACtatatttaaaagcaaacaaacaaaagaaataaagtaattgcTGCTAAATAATGACTTACTTCTCCCATTTTGCTTCTTGTTTTCTATatagcttatatatatatttttttctcagttcttcCATTACCTCATATTTTGGTATTGTTTTTCTGTAGCCtaccattttcattttctgtacatttttttcgttattttcttagtggttacctttgggaTTACAATTGACATTTTGAACTCATAACAACTTAGTTTGAATAATACCAActtatttaaaatagtatatacTCTGCTTCCAATACAACTATGTCCCTCTCATTTTATCCTGTTATTGTCACAGATTTCATCTTTATAAACTGTGCCTATCAGCACAGGTTTATAATTAATGTTTTATGCATATATGTCTTTTAAATCatatagagaaaaagagaggagttA from Balaenoptera acutorostrata chromosome 15, mBalAcu1.1, whole genome shotgun sequence encodes the following:
- the LOC114238444 gene encoding 60S ribosomal protein L31-like — translated: MAPAKKSGEKKEGRSAINEVVTREYTNNIHKRIHGVGFKKRAPRAPKEIRKFAMKEMGTPDVCIDTRINKAVWAKGIRNVPYHIRVRLSRKCNEDEDSPNKLYTLVTYVSVTTFKNLQTVNVDEN